The Candidatus Dormiibacterota bacterium DNA segment CCGGGGAGCGAGGAGGTGGACGGCCTCCACGTCGAGGCTCTCCTCCGCGTACCAGCCCCCGGGGTCGCAGTGGGTGCCCGCCTGGGGGCTGGTGAGCGGCCGCGCCGGGATCTCGGTGAGCTGGTCGCGGCCGAGGGGCACCAACCCGCGGCTCCGTGAGTAGCGGTCGACGTCGGCGCGGATGGTGGGGCTGGCGTAGGCGTCGGTGACCGCCACCGTCTGGCCGCGCCCGTCGAGGCCGTCCCGCTCGGCATCGGCGAGGCCGTAGACGGTGCGCAGCTGCACCGCGCTGTAGCCGCAGGGCACGTAGGGCGGCACCGTCCCGTAGGCGGGAGGCAGCTCGGTGGCGAGGCGCTCGCCCCACCAGGCGCTGCACGGTGGTGCATTCACGAATCCTGCGGGTGCCGCCGGCCCGGCGATGGCGTGGTCGGGGCGGACCGCGGCGCCGCCCTCGTCGAGGCCGCTGACCGCCACGACGCCGTGCAGGGCCGGCATCGACGGCGCCACCGTGGGCCCGCGGAGCACCCGGTCGCCGACGCGATAGCCGGCGAGGCCGGTGCCGAAGGCGGCCGCGACCCGCGCGGCGGTGCCCTCGGCGGCGACGTAGTGCCGGTTGGCGGGGATGTCGACGACCCGCAGCCCCTGGCCCCGAAGCCAGGCGGCCACCGCCTCGACGTCGGCGGCGGCCGGGGCGAAGCGCTCGCGGAACTCGCCGGCGCCGAGGTGACGGCCGTAGCGCGGGCTGCGCGGGTCGGAGACCGCCTCGGCGAGCCGCAGCGCCTCCTCGGGGTTGCGCCACGACATGTAGACGGCGAGGTCGACCAGCTCCGAGCCCGGCACCGGCGCCTCCCGCTGCGCCGGCACCGCCCACTCCGGGACGCTGCCCGCCAGGCTCACCCGGACCTCGGCCGAGGCCACCGAGCGGTGCCCGGCCAGGCTGGTGAGCACGGCGGCTGCGGGGCTGAGCGCGAGCAGGCCCAGCCCGGCCAGGCGACGCCGACCGATCATCCACCACCGCCTTGGAGTGCCACCGCCGAGGGGGCTGCAGGATGGCGGTGCCACGGCGCCGCTGTCAACGCGCCGCCGTGGCCGGCTACGCCGCGGCCACGAAGGCGGCGATGTCGGGGGTGCCGCGGCCGGTGCAGTAGTCCCACCCCGGGGTGGCGGCGTGGAGCACCTGCGAGCCGGCGACGATGTCGTTGAAGGCGGCGGCGGGCACCCGGTAGATGACCTGGTCGGCGAACCCCAGCCCGCCACCATGGGCCTGCTGGGCGCGCGCCCAGACCCCGAGCCAGGCGGGCGCGCTGGCGCTGGTGCCGCCGTAGATCATCTCCCTGCCGTCGACCACCACCGAGTAGCCGCTCAGGGGATCGGCGTCGAGGCTCACGTCGGGGGTGCCGCGGCCCACCCCCAGGAAGCTGCCCCCGGCGCCCGACTGGTAGGCGCCGGGCCGCTCCACCTGCGAGATGCCGCCGCCACCGGCCTTCCACGCGACCTCCCTCACCGCCCCGGGCTGGCCGGTGATGGTGGTGCCGCCGACGCTCACCGCGGCGCTACTGGACGCCGGGTACAGGGGGCCGGGCAGCCCCGCGGGGATGCCGTTGACGCCCACCACCGCGGGGCAGAACGAGCCGCTGTCGCCGCTCGCGGCGAAGAGGCTCTGCCCCTGGGTGACCGCCTGGAGCATCAGCGGGTCGAGGGCGTCGACGACGCCGGTCAGGTAGGCGACGCTCTCGCAGGCGCCGAACGAGGCGCTCGCCTGGGGGGCGCGGTCGTCGGTCACCCAGCGCGCCATCATCGAGGCGACGTCGCCGCTGCTCAGCGAGGTGGTGTCGTAGACCAGCAGGTCGGTGACGTCCGGCGCCATCCCGGTCGAGACCTGGGTGTCGAGGTCCCACTCCGGTGAGCCGGCGAGGTCGGTGGAGGGCGTGCCCACCGGCACGGTGGTCCAGCGCACCCGGGGCAGGCCGCGGCGGCTCTCGAAGAGGGCGAGGTCGCTGCGGGCGTGGCTCACGTCGCCGGCGGCGAGCACGGCGACGGTCTGGCCGGCGCCGCGCACCGCCGGGGGCGCGTCGTAGAAGCGCCAGAGGTCGGCCGGCCCGTGGCGGGAGAGGTGCACCGACGGTGGCGGCGGCGGCACCCCGTCGGGGATGGGCGGCGGCTCCGCGGGCCGGCGCAGGGTGGGCTCGAGACGGCCGAGGTCGCCGAGGCCGAGCACCGCCCGCACCCGGCCGGCGAGGCCGTCGGGGAGCCGGGCGTCGCGGTCGGGCGCGACGTAGTCGAGGCCGGGCGCGTGGTAGGCGTGGAGCCGCACCCCGAGGGCGGCCTCGACCACCGGGCTGGGCGCGCTGAGGCGCACCAGGGTGCGGGCGGCGGAGACCGACGTCACCGCGAGCCCGGTCCGCCGCGCCCACTCCGCGACCGCCGCCACCGAGGCCGGCTCGGCGCCGAAGCGCGTCGCGAACTCGCCGGCGGCGAGGAAGCGGTGGTGGGCCGGGTCGGCGGGGCGGCCGAGCGCGGCGGCCAGGGCCGCGGCCCCGGCGGGGTCGCGGAGGGGCAGCACCAGGGTGAGGTCGAGCCGTCGCGGGGCGATCGTCCCCCGGTCGACCGCGCCGGCGACGCGCAGCTGCTGGAGGCCGGGCACCACCGGCGCGGCCGGCGGAGCCGCCGCCCGGGCGGTGGGGACGGCGGCGGTGAGCACCAGCGCGGCGGCGAGGCCGCGCAGGACATGGCGGCCTGCGCGCACGGCGGTCCTCTGGGTGGGCGGGAGCGTTGGTGGGGCGGGGTGTCCCGACATCATCGTCGGCACTCGGCGCGGGTGTCCACCGCGAACGCAGGGAATCGGGCGCTCGACCCCTCGCGCGCACGGCCCCGGTGAGCGACACTGTGGGCACCGTGAGATCCGGCGCTCCTCCCCCCGGTGCCACCAGGCCGCAGCGACCGCTGCGCCGCTATCGGGAGAGCGTCTGCTTCCTGGTCGCCCTCGGCCTCTACCTGGTGGCGTGGTCGGCGGTCCGCGGTGGCTACGCCGGCTCTCCCCACGGCTACCGGCTGCTGGGGGCGCTCGGGTTCGCAGAGGGGGTCTCGCTGGCGCTGCTGTTCTGGCTCCAGCAGACCCGGCTCATCCGCACCCCCATCCCCTGGATCTCGATCGCCTGGCGGACGCTGCCGGTGTGGGCCGCGATCGAGGTGATCATCGGCGTCGCCCTGGCCCGCGCCCAGGGTTAGGCTCGCGCCGGCTCCAGCCCGAACCAGGCGGCGGTGGCGGCGAGGCCGTCCTCCACCGCGGTCCGGGGCTCCCAGCCCAGCCAGCGACGTGCCCGCGCGCCGTCGAGGCTCACCCGCGCCACCTCACCGGCACGGGCGGGGGCGGATTCCACGCCGCCACCGCCGCCGCCACGGTCGAGCAGGATCTCCACCACCCGGCGGACGCTGGTCTGCTCGCCGGTGCCGACGTTGACGAAGCCGGAGCGGCGGGCTGCGAGGGCGGCGAGATTGGCGGCGACCACGTCGAGGACGAAGACGAAGTCGCGGGTCTGCTCGCCGCTCCCCACCACCAGAGGCGGGCGGCGGGCGCGGAGGCGGTGGCAGGTGATCGCCACCACCCCGGCCTCGCCGGTGCCGTCCTGGCGGGGGCCGTACACGTTGCCGTAGCGCAGCGACAGCCCCTCGACCCCGTGGCGCTGGCGGGCGGCGGCGAGGTAGCCCTCCTCGGCGAGCTTGCCCGCCCCATATGCCGAGCGCGGCCGGGGCGCCAGCCCCTCGTGGGCGGGCAGCCGGGCGGGGTCGCCGTAGACCGCGCCTCCGGACGAGGCGCTGACGATGCGGCGCGCCCCCGCGGCGCAGGCCGCCTCGTAGAGGGCGACGGTGGCGGCGAGCACCGCCCGCACCTGGGCGGCGGGATCGCGGAGCGCGTGCGCCACCCCGCCCCGGGCGGCGAGGTGGAGCACCGCGTCGGGGGCGAAGGCACGCAGCCCCCTGGCCGCCGCCGGGCCGCCGCAGTCGGCCTCGAGCACCTCCACCCCCGGCGGCGGCGCCGCGCCGCAGGGGTGGCTGAGGTCGTCGATGACGAGCACCGAGCCGCCGCCGGCGGCGAGCGCCTCGACCGTGTGCGACCCGATGAACCCCGCCCCGCCGGTGACCGCGACCCGGACGGGAGGCCGTCTCCCGCCCGCGGCTATTGCAGGCCCTCGCGCAGCCGCTGGCGCAGCTCGGTGCGGCGGATCTTGCCGCTCACCGTCTTGGGCAGCTCGCTGACGAAGTGGACCTCGCGCGGGTACTTGTAGGGGGCGGTCACGGTGCGCACGTGGTCCTGCAGCTCCCTGGCCAGCGCCGGGGTTCCCTCGACGCCGGGGACCAGGATGCAGAAGGCGGTGACGATCTGGGTGCGCTCGGGGTCCTCCCTGCCCACCACCGCCGCCTCGGCGACCGCGGGATGCTCGACCAGCGCGCTCTCCACCTCGAAGGGACCGATGCGGTACGCCGAGCTGGTGATGACGTCGTCGGCGCGACCCTCGAACCAGAGGTAGCCGTCGGCGTCCCGGCGGGCGTGGTCACCGGTGAGGTACCAGTCGCCGACGTGGCAGGCGGCGGTCGCGTCGGGGTCGTGCCAGTACTCGCGGAACATGCCGATGGGGCGGTCGGGCCGCACCCGCACCGCGATGTTCCCCTCCTCGTCGTCGGGGACGGGATTGCCCTCGTCGTCGACGATCTGCACGTCCATGCCCGG contains these protein-coding regions:
- a CDS encoding protease pro-enzyme activation domain-containing protein, which translates into the protein MIGRRRLAGLGLLALSPAAAVLTSLAGHRSVASAEVRVSLAGSVPEWAVPAQREAPVPGSELVDLAVYMSWRNPEEALRLAEAVSDPRSPRYGRHLGAGEFRERFAPAAADVEAVAAWLRGQGLRVVDIPANRHYVAAEGTAARVAAAFGTGLAGYRVGDRVLRGPTVAPSMPALHGVVAVSGLDEGGAAVRPDHAIAGPAAPAGFVNAPPCSAWWGERLATELPPAYGTVPPYVPCGYSAVQLRTVYGLADAERDGLDGRGQTVAVTDAYASPTIRADVDRYSRSRGLVPLGRDQLTEIPARPLTSPQAGTHCDPGGWYAEESLDVEAVHLLAPR
- a CDS encoding NAD-dependent epimerase/dehydratase family protein, producing the protein MAAGGRRPPVRVAVTGGAGFIGSHTVEALAAGGGSVLVIDDLSHPCGAAPPPGVEVLEADCGGPAAARGLRAFAPDAVLHLAARGGVAHALRDPAAQVRAVLAATVALYEAACAAGARRIVSASSGGAVYGDPARLPAHEGLAPRPRSAYGAGKLAEEGYLAAARQRHGVEGLSLRYGNVYGPRQDGTGEAGVVAITCHRLRARRPPLVVGSGEQTRDFVFVLDVVAANLAALAARRSGFVNVGTGEQTSVRRVVEILLDRGGGGGGVESAPARAGEVARVSLDGARARRWLGWEPRTAVEDGLAATAAWFGLEPARA
- a CDS encoding S53 family peptidase, giving the protein MRAGRHVLRGLAAALVLTAAVPTARAAAPPAAPVVPGLQQLRVAGAVDRGTIAPRRLDLTLVLPLRDPAGAAALAAALGRPADPAHHRFLAAGEFATRFGAEPASVAAVAEWARRTGLAVTSVSAARTLVRLSAPSPVVEAALGVRLHAYHAPGLDYVAPDRDARLPDGLAGRVRAVLGLGDLGRLEPTLRRPAEPPPIPDGVPPPPPSVHLSRHGPADLWRFYDAPPAVRGAGQTVAVLAAGDVSHARSDLALFESRRGLPRVRWTTVPVGTPSTDLAGSPEWDLDTQVSTGMAPDVTDLLVYDTTSLSSGDVASMMARWVTDDRAPQASASFGACESVAYLTGVVDALDPLMLQAVTQGQSLFAASGDSGSFCPAVVGVNGIPAGLPGPLYPASSSAAVSVGGTTITGQPGAVREVAWKAGGGGISQVERPGAYQSGAGGSFLGVGRGTPDVSLDADPLSGYSVVVDGREMIYGGTSASAPAWLGVWARAQQAHGGGLGFADQVIYRVPAAAFNDIVAGSQVLHAATPGWDYCTGRGTPDIAAFVAAA